One window of the Corynebacterium glutamicum ATCC 13032 genome contains the following:
- a CDS encoding TPM domain-containing protein encodes MNFSLVHLRENVRRVSVTVAIGAGALLISGPFFTAHTAEATETYVLAESPEFYQDNVTDYTGQISSSDITNIQAAIDDVKASEQKVIFVVFLSSFDGVDPETWTQQALQANGGGNVLIYALAPEERQYGIQGGTQWTDAELDAANNAAFQALSQEDWAGSALALAESVGSSSSSSSGSSSSSDFSGAWLAAAGVGTVAAGGGIWAYSRSRKKKTSAATLEDAREIDPRDTNRLMQLPMETLEHLAQEELTSTDDSIRRGKEELAIATSEFGPERTRSFNRAMNHSTGTLQKAFEIQQRLNDSIPESEAERQSMLVEIISSCGQADDALDAEAQNFADMRNLLINAGSKLDALTQKSVDLRTRLPKAQETLAGLRTRYSAEVLESIDDNVDLASASLDEAEEVLPQAYEIESMPAGEQGGLIDAIRHIEHAITTADKLLAGVEHADENISTAKANVADLIQEISDEINEAGQLKQSAGADGARADWASLDDAVRAASAALITASADAEKDPLGTYTELVDVDSALDTQLDTLRATAADQARQLRVFDQQLQSARSQIQKAEDLISTRGRIVKSEARTHLANAQKLYAMAQQNRTRDTRAGIDYGRQAAVAAQRASKSAQNDITTYNNRHNSGGGTTGAIVTGMVINSILNSGRGGGFGGGGGFGGGGGGFSGGGGGGGGFRGGRF; translated from the coding sequence ATGAACTTTAGTTTGGTGCATCTTCGGGAAAACGTCCGCCGTGTATCGGTCACTGTGGCAATTGGAGCTGGCGCGCTCCTTATCAGTGGACCATTTTTTACTGCTCACACTGCAGAAGCCACAGAAACATATGTCTTGGCTGAATCACCAGAATTTTACCAAGACAATGTCACTGACTACACCGGCCAGATTTCCTCGTCCGATATCACCAACATTCAGGCTGCCATCGATGATGTAAAGGCATCTGAACAAAAGGTTATTTTCGTTGTTTTCCTAAGCTCTTTCGACGGAGTTGACCCTGAAACGTGGACGCAGCAAGCACTCCAAGCCAACGGCGGCGGAAACGTCTTGATTTATGCACTCGCTCCCGAGGAACGGCAGTACGGCATCCAAGGTGGTACTCAATGGACCGACGCTGAACTCGACGCCGCCAACAACGCTGCTTTCCAGGCACTTTCCCAAGAAGATTGGGCAGGCTCTGCACTAGCGCTGGCAGAATCAGTTGGTTCTAGTTCTTCCAGCTCTTCGGGCTCGTCCAGCTCTTCCGATTTTTCCGGCGCTTGGTTGGCTGCTGCGGGCGTTGGCACAGTGGCCGCTGGTGGCGGAATTTGGGCCTATTCCCGCAGCCGCAAGAAGAAAACAAGTGCTGCAACCTTGGAAGATGCACGCGAAATCGACCCGCGCGATACCAACCGCCTCATGCAGCTTCCCATGGAAACTCTCGAACACCTTGCCCAAGAAGAGCTCACCTCCACTGATGACTCCATCCGTCGCGGAAAAGAAGAGCTCGCTATCGCTACCTCCGAGTTCGGACCAGAGCGCACCCGCAGCTTCAACCGCGCCATGAACCACTCCACCGGCACCCTGCAAAAAGCCTTTGAGATTCAGCAGCGCCTCAACGATTCTATCCCAGAATCCGAAGCCGAACGTCAATCCATGCTGGTAGAAATCATTTCATCCTGTGGCCAAGCCGACGATGCCCTCGACGCCGAAGCCCAAAACTTTGCCGATATGCGCAACCTGCTGATCAACGCGGGCAGCAAATTGGATGCTCTCACCCAAAAATCCGTCGACCTGCGCACCCGCCTCCCCAAGGCCCAAGAAACACTCGCTGGCCTGCGCACTCGCTACTCAGCAGAGGTCCTTGAAAGCATCGACGACAACGTCGACCTCGCCAGCGCTTCGCTCGACGAAGCAGAAGAAGTCCTGCCACAGGCGTACGAGATAGAGTCCATGCCCGCAGGCGAGCAGGGCGGGCTTATCGACGCGATCCGTCACATCGAGCACGCCATCACTACCGCAGACAAACTCCTCGCGGGCGTCGAGCATGCCGATGAAAACATCTCCACAGCCAAAGCAAACGTTGCCGATCTGATCCAAGAAATCTCAGACGAAATCAACGAAGCCGGCCAACTCAAACAAAGCGCAGGAGCCGACGGTGCCCGTGCCGACTGGGCCTCCCTCGACGATGCTGTCCGCGCAGCCAGCGCAGCACTAATCACCGCATCAGCAGACGCCGAAAAGGATCCGCTCGGAACCTACACAGAACTTGTCGATGTCGACTCCGCCCTCGACACTCAACTTGACACACTTCGCGCCACCGCAGCTGATCAAGCCCGCCAGCTACGCGTATTCGACCAACAGCTGCAATCTGCAAGAAGCCAAATCCAAAAGGCCGAAGACCTCATCTCCACCCGCGGTCGCATCGTAAAATCCGAAGCCCGCACCCACCTGGCCAACGCACAAAAGCTGTACGCCATGGCACAACAAAACCGCACCCGCGACACCCGTGCAGGAATTGATTACGGACGTCAAGCAGCAGTCGCAGCCCAACGCGCCAGCAAGTCAGCACAAAACGACATCACCACCTACAACAATCGCCACAATTCCGGTGGCGGAACCACCGGTGCGATTGTCACCGGCATGGTGATCAACTCGATTCTCAACAGCGGCCGCGGTGGCGGTTTCGGTGGAGGCGGAGGCTTTGGTGGAGGCGGTGGCGGCTTCAGCGGTGGTGGCGGTGGCGGAGGAGGGTTCCGCGGAGGCCGCTTCTAG